A stretch of the Arthrobacter sp. PAMC 25486 genome encodes the following:
- a CDS encoding VIT family protein, which produces MSNLTGSHDNEPHTANIAGRLNWLRAGVLGANDGIVSVAATVVGVAGVTNAPTPILVAGIAALVGGAVSMALGEYVSVSSQRDSQRALIEKERQELAEDPEAELAELTGLYLAKGLSAATAEQVALELTGHDALAAHLSAELNINEHDEANPWQAAYASAAAFTIGAILPLIAILLPPAGFRIPVTFAAVLLALALTGTLSAAIGGSSKTTSATRLVIGGALALAATYGIGRALGATGII; this is translated from the coding sequence ATGAGTAACTTAACAGGGTCCCACGACAATGAACCGCACACGGCCAACATTGCGGGGCGCCTGAACTGGCTTCGGGCCGGAGTCCTCGGCGCCAACGACGGCATCGTCTCGGTTGCAGCCACCGTCGTCGGAGTGGCCGGCGTGACCAACGCGCCCACCCCGATTCTTGTGGCAGGCATTGCCGCCCTGGTGGGTGGCGCCGTGTCCATGGCATTGGGCGAATATGTCTCCGTCAGCAGTCAACGCGACAGCCAGCGGGCACTGATAGAAAAGGAACGCCAGGAGCTGGCCGAGGACCCGGAAGCGGAATTGGCCGAGCTCACCGGTCTGTACCTGGCCAAGGGGCTGAGCGCAGCAACGGCGGAGCAGGTGGCACTCGAGCTGACCGGCCACGACGCCCTGGCCGCCCATCTCTCCGCCGAACTGAACATCAACGAGCACGACGAGGCCAATCCATGGCAGGCCGCCTACGCCTCGGCGGCCGCATTCACCATCGGAGCCATACTGCCGCTGATCGCCATCCTGCTGCCGCCCGCCGGATTCCGGATCCCGGTGACGTTCGCCGCCGTCCTGCTGGCCCTTGCCCTCACCGGCACACTGAGCGCCGCCATCGGGGGCAGCTCGAAGACCACCTCGGCGACACGCCTTGTCATCGGCGGCGCCCTGGCCCTCGCAGCAACCTACGGCATTGGCCGCGCGCTTGGGGCAACCGGGATCATTTAG
- a CDS encoding universal stress protein, whose protein sequence is MTALTCWNYPSAYAVPYALDGFDFKGAAQKILDTAVEKVFGLDWPRTLTTQLVQGPARPPLIEASRDAALLALGRRGMGGFRGLLMGSASTVCTAHAHCPVVVVHAPRWENTRHRLPAAAPPFTDKLVQGPAC, encoded by the coding sequence GTGACGGCCTTGACATGCTGGAACTACCCCAGCGCCTATGCAGTGCCCTACGCGTTAGATGGCTTCGATTTCAAGGGGGCTGCGCAAAAAATCCTCGACACTGCCGTTGAGAAAGTGTTCGGCCTGGACTGGCCCAGGACTCTCACGACCCAGCTTGTTCAGGGACCAGCCCGGCCACCACTGATTGAAGCCAGCAGGGATGCGGCGCTGCTGGCTCTTGGCCGGCGGGGCATGGGTGGTTTCCGGGGGCTGCTGATGGGTTCCGCCAGCACAGTCTGCACAGCCCACGCCCATTGCCCGGTGGTCGTAGTCCACGCGCCAAGGTGGGAGAACACCAGACATAGGCTGCCAGCGGCCGCCCCGCCCTTCACGGACAAGCTGGTGCAAGGGCCCGCCTGCTAG
- a CDS encoding phosphoketolase codes for MGSQGTNEDTESTLKNRLNQVSTKAQNNADAVDAEPILGPYELELLNRYWDAANYLTVAQIYLQENALLQSPLGAEQIKPRLLGHWGTSPGLSLIYVHLNRLIRNTGAKILFVAGPGHGGPAVIANLYLEGTYSEIYPRVSQDPEGLRRLIRQFSTPGGIPSHVGPPTPGSIHEGGELGYSLAHAAGAAMDNPELIVACVVGDGEAETGPLEGAWKAPAFLNPGRDGAVLPILHLNGYKISGPTVLGRQSDEQVMALLRAHGWDPVVVSGNDPALVHPQLAEAVENAHARILQIQEQARRCGITGPAHWPAIILRTPKGWTGPGVVDGIQVEGTFRAHQVPLAGVRENPAHLAQLEAWLRSYKPETLFDAAGRLVPELAALAPQGDLRMGANPWANGGADTAPLPLRPLENYALDVPVPGSLKHETTRPLGEMLRDIYTDTSHDPRFRLFSPDETNSNRLGAVFEVTDRCQMEAIRDGDDHLSPDGRVMEVLSEHLCQGWLEGYVLTGRHGLFATYEAFAMVSASMTIQHAKWLQHARELAWRTPVPSLNILLTSTCWRNDHNGFSHQGPGLIDTVLSLSGSVIRVYLPPDSNTLLAAAEHVLLSKDYVNLVVVDKQAHPQYLNLDDARKHAAAGASIWHWAGNNDTPSEEITHRSALSGTDSSITTPDEPAGATEPDIVMACAGDVPTEETLAAAWLLQHHVPGLRVRVVNVMDLLVLPPRDTHPHGLSDVDFEKLFTDGGEVIVAWHGYARAFHQLLHGRPNPGRFHVRGYNEQGSTTTPFDMVVLNRMSRYHLALEALNRVIGHFDGAQELADHCQQMLANHESYIHEHLEDLPEIRDWVWTPPEDRRNAP; via the coding sequence TTGGGCTCGCAGGGGACCAACGAGGACACGGAGTCAACCTTGAAGAACCGGCTCAATCAAGTCAGCACCAAAGCTCAAAACAATGCCGACGCTGTAGATGCCGAACCCATACTGGGGCCGTACGAGCTTGAGCTCCTCAACCGATATTGGGATGCTGCCAACTACCTGACAGTGGCGCAGATCTACCTGCAGGAGAATGCCCTGCTGCAGTCCCCCCTTGGAGCGGAACAAATCAAGCCGCGCTTGCTCGGCCATTGGGGAACCAGCCCCGGACTGTCCTTGATCTACGTCCATTTGAACCGGCTCATTCGCAATACCGGAGCCAAAATACTGTTCGTGGCCGGCCCCGGCCATGGCGGCCCGGCCGTGATTGCAAATCTCTATCTGGAGGGGACCTACTCTGAAATCTATCCCCGCGTCAGCCAGGACCCTGAGGGGCTTCGGCGCTTGATCCGCCAGTTCTCCACCCCCGGCGGCATCCCCAGCCATGTCGGTCCGCCGACCCCCGGGTCCATCCACGAAGGCGGGGAACTGGGCTATTCGCTGGCACATGCCGCGGGAGCAGCCATGGACAACCCGGAGCTCATCGTGGCCTGCGTGGTTGGCGACGGGGAAGCCGAAACCGGCCCCCTGGAGGGTGCATGGAAGGCTCCTGCCTTCCTCAACCCAGGCCGGGACGGAGCCGTCCTTCCGATACTTCACCTCAACGGCTACAAGATCTCCGGCCCCACAGTGCTTGGCCGCCAGTCCGACGAGCAGGTCATGGCGCTGCTGCGCGCACACGGCTGGGACCCCGTCGTCGTCTCCGGCAACGACCCCGCGCTGGTGCACCCCCAACTGGCAGAGGCTGTGGAGAACGCCCACGCCCGTATTCTCCAGATCCAGGAGCAGGCGCGCCGATGCGGCATCACCGGCCCCGCTCACTGGCCGGCGATTATCCTGCGCACGCCCAAAGGCTGGACCGGCCCCGGTGTTGTCGACGGAATTCAGGTGGAAGGCACGTTCCGCGCCCACCAGGTCCCACTGGCAGGTGTCCGTGAAAATCCCGCCCACCTGGCCCAGTTGGAGGCCTGGCTGCGCTCCTACAAGCCCGAAACACTCTTTGATGCTGCCGGCCGGCTGGTGCCGGAACTGGCTGCCCTCGCCCCGCAAGGTGACTTGCGCATGGGCGCCAACCCCTGGGCCAACGGCGGCGCGGACACGGCCCCGCTGCCTCTGCGCCCCCTTGAAAACTATGCCCTTGACGTGCCCGTTCCGGGGTCCCTCAAGCACGAGACCACCAGGCCCCTGGGTGAAATGCTCCGGGACATCTACACGGACACCTCCCACGATCCCCGTTTCCGGCTGTTCAGCCCTGACGAGACCAACAGCAACAGGCTGGGCGCCGTCTTCGAAGTCACCGACAGGTGCCAAATGGAGGCCATCCGGGACGGTGATGACCATCTGTCCCCCGACGGGCGCGTCATGGAAGTCCTCTCCGAACACCTCTGCCAGGGCTGGCTCGAAGGCTACGTCCTGACGGGGCGGCACGGGCTGTTCGCCACCTATGAGGCGTTTGCCATGGTCAGCGCCTCCATGACCATCCAACATGCCAAATGGCTCCAGCACGCCCGCGAACTGGCGTGGCGAACCCCCGTGCCCAGTCTCAACATCTTGCTCACCTCAACCTGTTGGCGCAATGACCACAACGGCTTCAGCCATCAGGGACCGGGCCTGATCGACACCGTCCTCTCACTCTCGGGTTCCGTCATCCGCGTCTACCTGCCACCGGATTCCAACACCTTGCTGGCCGCAGCCGAACATGTCCTGCTCAGCAAGGACTACGTGAATTTGGTGGTCGTGGACAAGCAGGCCCACCCCCAGTATTTGAACCTCGACGACGCCCGCAAGCATGCGGCTGCCGGTGCCTCGATCTGGCATTGGGCAGGAAATAACGACACACCCAGCGAAGAGATCACCCACAGGAGCGCCTTGTCCGGCACCGATTCCTCCATCACCACCCCTGACGAGCCGGCGGGGGCAACCGAACCGGACATTGTCATGGCCTGCGCCGGCGACGTCCCAACAGAGGAGACTTTGGCCGCCGCGTGGCTGCTCCAGCATCATGTCCCAGGGCTGCGGGTGCGCGTGGTCAACGTCATGGATCTGCTCGTGCTGCCGCCACGCGACACGCACCCCCACGGGCTCTCCGACGTCGACTTTGAAAAGCTCTTCACCGATGGCGGCGAGGTGATTGTGGCCTGGCATGGATATGCCCGGGCCTTCCACCAGCTGCTGCACGGCCGCCCGAACCCGGGCAGGTTCCACGTCCGTGGCTACAACGAGCAAGGCTCCACAACCACCCCGTTCGACATGGTGGTCCTGAACAGGATGAGCCGATACCACCTCGCTTTGGAGGCCCTGAACCGGGTGATCGGCCACTTTGACGGCGCACAGGAATTGGCGGACCACTGCCAGCAGATGCTTGCCAATCATGAGAGCTACATTCACGAGCACCTGGAAGACCTGCCGGAAATTCGCGACTGGGTCTGGACGCCGCCGGAGGACCGCAGGAATGCGCCATGA
- a CDS encoding universal stress protein produces MEDQTTREDSHIVVGVDGSPESVLALNWAKTLAPALDATIVAVTAWHFETSLGPYAAAEWDPEADAQKILQDALAEAFGDQLPAGLSSQVDRGRPAQVLLEAGKSAQMLIVGSRGHGGFTGLLLGSVSSACTEHANCPVLVVHSGSQAPAGGDSEREVACEPADNV; encoded by the coding sequence ATGGAAGACCAGACAACCCGCGAAGATTCGCACATTGTGGTCGGGGTCGACGGATCCCCTGAGTCCGTGCTGGCCCTGAATTGGGCGAAAACTTTGGCGCCCGCACTTGATGCGACCATCGTTGCTGTCACTGCGTGGCATTTTGAAACCTCCCTTGGGCCCTATGCGGCTGCGGAGTGGGATCCCGAAGCCGATGCGCAGAAAATCTTGCAGGATGCGCTGGCCGAAGCTTTTGGCGACCAGCTCCCGGCCGGCCTCAGCAGCCAGGTGGATCGGGGCCGTCCGGCACAAGTTCTGCTGGAAGCGGGAAAATCCGCGCAGATGCTCATTGTCGGCTCCCGCGGGCATGGCGGGTTCACAGGGCTGCTGCTGGGGTCAGTCAGTTCGGCCTGTACAGAACACGCGAACTGTCCCGTTCTCGTGGTCCACAGTGGTTCGCAGGCGCCGGCCGGTGGCGATTCTGAGCGTGAGGTTGCCTGTGAGCCTGCCGACAACGTCTGA